A window of Ficedula albicollis isolate OC2 unplaced genomic scaffold, FicAlb1.5 N00494, whole genome shotgun sequence genomic DNA:
gggggggggggggggggggggggggggggggggggggggggggggggggggggggggggggggggggggggggggggggggggggggggggggggggggggggggggggggggggggggggggggggggggggggggggggggggggggggggggggggggggggggggggggggggggggggggggggggggggggggggggggggggggggggggggggggggggggggggggggggggggggggggggggggggggggggggggggggggggggggggggggggggggggggggggggggggggggggggggggggggggggggggggggggggggggggggggggggggggggggggggggggggggggggggggggggggggggggggggggggggggggggggggggggggggggggggggggggggggggggggggggggggggggggggggggggggggggggggggggggggggggggggggggggggggggggggggggggggggggggggggggggggggggggggggggggggggggggggggggggggggggggggggggggggggggggggggggggggccgcgctGCCGGTGGTGAAGCCGGTGTCCCAGCCGCCCATGCCGCCGGTGCTGCCGCCCATACTGCCGGCGCTGCTGCCCGCGCCCATGCCGCAGCCCTTGCTGCCGCCGGTGATGCCGCCGCTGGTCCAGCCGCCCGTCACCCAGCACGTGTTGCCGCCCATACCGACGCCGCCCTTCTCGGCCGGGCTCTTGGCCGCCATCAGCCAACACGAGCAGAAGCAGCGCAACAGCGGCAGCGCCCATCCCGCGCCCGGCGCTGCCAGCGGGACCTCGGCGGGACACAAACCCTTCCACAAACCCTTCCAGTCGGCCTTGGATGAGCCCATCAAATCCCCGTTCGGGGTGGTGAAGGCGTCCTGGCTGCCCGTGTTCCCGGATTCGAAGAGCAAACGCCTGCCCACCCCGTCCATGATGAACGACTACTATGCCACGTCGCCGCGAATATTCCCACATTTGTGTTCTCTGTGTAACCTTGAATGCACTCATATGAAGGTGAGTGGCTTTCCCAGATTATTCCCTAAGCGTGTGTACTCGGCACCTTTTCCTGCCGCTGCTtgttttccctgggaattccatggattGGGATGCTGGTCGCCAAGTTTGAGTGTTGGGAATGGTGCTAGAAATGATTGTAACGGCGTGTTCTGCTGCCAGTTGCATTTCAgagttgctttctttttaatttttttttatttgaatattgAAAGATTTCTGATTTTGCAGCGGGTTTccaacaagaaaacaaacctggagcagcagagtgaaATATTAATGTCGTGTGTGGGGGACTCAGATCATGTCTTGGGGTGGGGGACATGTCTGTGTGTTCAttccccccttcctcctcctccaaactATGCCTGAAAACAAAAGAGCCCATTTAGAACCTGAAATTTCATCTTCCAaatctgctctgtgtgacaACACTGAATATTCCAGAGGCTGGCTCGGAAAATGCGTCCATTCATCCTGCCGGGCTCTCAGCCTTGAAGGAAATCACAGCTTCAgctttgaagggaaaaataaaggggaaaagtGATGGAtattgagagagaaaaaatgttttggaagcTGTGCGTTTTCCTGGAAAAGCCCGAGGTTTGATCTGTCAAAAATATGGGAGAAcgtgatattaaaaaaaaaaaacaacctgtataattaattaataattatttaatgtgTTTGAATTGCAAAGTGTGGAGAGGCTGTGGGGGAGGGATTTTTGTAATTTGGTAAAATCCTGGAGATTTGAGGCTCTGTTTGTgctgtgaattaaaaatatgGCTGAAAATGAGAATAGCTTTgttaaggaaaaacaaagagaaattcCCAAACCCTTTTCCCCAGGAAGTACTGAGGGCCGGAGAGTTGGGCAGCTGGAAATGGAAAgagtgatttaaaataaaaatgggtaAAATTGAACAGGGAAACAGAAATGTGTGGGGGtgctaaaaaaaggaaaagggaattaatttaaatggcTGAAAATGAGAATAGCTTTGttagggaaaaacaaacagaaattccCAAACCCTTTTCCCCAGGAAGTACTGAGGGCCGGAGAGTTGGGCAGCTGGAAATGGGAAgagtgatttaaaataaaaatgggtaAAATTGA
This region includes:
- the LOC101811427 gene encoding zinc finger protein 638-like, with the translated sequence MPPVLPPILPALLPAPMPQPLLPPVMPPLVQPPVTQHVLPPIPTPPFSAGLLAAISQHEQKQRNSGSAHPAPGAASGTSAGHKPFHKPFQSALDEPIKSPFGVVKASWLPVFPDSKSKRLPTPSMMNDYYATSPRIFPHLCSLCNLECTHMKDWILHQNNPAHLESCRRLRQQYPEWNPEAHSSNRNAADRKENRTPKHRSSSSSPRSTEKQLWKP